ATAATCCGATAGTGTTTTACATTAACTATTTTTGAAGAGAAACGTAGAACATCAAACATGTTGTGTGCAGGAATAAACAATTCGTGAAACAAAGGATTTTTTTTGCTGTTTTACACAATAGAATAAAGGGATACAGCGTTCTTATTACTACTTTAAAATTAACGTATTATAAAAGCTGAAATAGTATGAGAATTATGAGGCCCAATGCCTAATCAACTATTTGTCTCCATTATTATTCCCGTGCATAATGCAGAAGAGTTTACTGAAAGGTGTTTAGATGCCTTGCTTTCATCGACTTATCCATCTTTTGAGATTATTGTGGCGGATGATTGTTCAACTGATGACCGCATAGCGGTAAACCATCAAAAGAGAATTACTCTCCTTCGCCTTTCAGAACATTCAGGGCCATCAGCGGCAAGAAATTTTGGAGCCCAACATGCTCGAGGCGATATATTGATGTTTATTGATTCCGATGTAATTGTGCGCCGAGAAACCCTTTCCATGGTTGTCGCCGATTTCCTAAACAATCCTGGTGTTGCCGCTGTTTTTGGTTCCTATGACGATAAACCGGCAAAGGGAAATTTTATATCGCAGTATAGGAATCTGTTTCATCATTTTCATCATCAATGTTCAGATACGGAAGCTTTTACTTTCTGGGGAGGTTGCGGGGCTGTGCGAAAGCAAGTTTTTATAGATATGGGAGGATTTGATCAAAAGCGATACAAGAAACCTTCCATTGAAGATATAGAATTGGGATACAGGCTCCGCAAAAAAGGATACCGTATCCTCTTAAACAAAGATTTACAGGTTAAACATCTCAAACAATGGACCTTCCTTTCCATGGTACGCACAGATATATTTCAACGGGCAATTCCATGGTCACGTTTGATTCTTGAAGAAAAATGGATGCCAAAAGACCTTAACCTGCAAATGTCTTACAAGATCAGCGCAATCTCCACCGTTTTGATACTTTTACTGATACCAATTCTACTTCTTGATCATGCGATATATTGTGCTATCCCCATAAACTCAATCGCTTGTATTTTTTCACTTATGCTTTTTGTTACTATTCTTATACTCAATCGAAAGATATATTTTTTTTATGCGCGAAAAAGAGGAGTAAGTTTTATGCTGAAGGTTCTCCCCTTCCATTTAGTGTATTATCTCTACAGTAGTATGTCATTTGCTTATTGCTGGATTACCCATAAGACAGCTACTTTTGGTTCTTTATTATTTAATGGAAAGCTAAAGTGAAAGGGAACATAGAAAATTTTGACAAGAAAAAAGTGATAATTATTGGTGGTGGTCCAGCGGGGTTAA
Above is a genomic segment from Candidatus Brocadiaceae bacterium containing:
- a CDS encoding glycosyltransferase family 2 protein, giving the protein MPNQLFVSIIIPVHNAEEFTERCLDALLSSTYPSFEIIVADDCSTDDRIAVNHQKRITLLRLSEHSGPSAARNFGAQHARGDILMFIDSDVIVRRETLSMVVADFLNNPGVAAVFGSYDDKPAKGNFISQYRNLFHHFHHQCSDTEAFTFWGGCGAVRKQVFIDMGGFDQKRYKKPSIEDIELGYRLRKKGYRILLNKDLQVKHLKQWTFLSMVRTDIFQRAIPWSRLILEEKWMPKDLNLQMSYKISAISTVLILLLIPILLLDHAIYCAIPINSIACIFSLMLFVTILILNRKIYFFYARKRGVSFMLKVLPFHLVYYLYSSMSFAYCWITHKTATFGSLLFNGKLK